A genomic region of Anas acuta chromosome 1, bAnaAcu1.1, whole genome shotgun sequence contains the following coding sequences:
- the DNAJB9 gene encoding dnaJ homolog subfamily B member 9, giving the protein MATTQSVFTFALCILMITELILATESYYDILGVPKNASDRQIKKAFHKLAMKYHPDKNKSPGAEAKFREIAEAYETLSDENKRREYDQFGRHGGQGNNGSPFHQSFNFNFDDLFKDFDLFSQNSRSKKHFENHFRSHREAHSRQRRSFQEFSFGGGLFDDVFENMEKMFSFSDFENAHRHAVRTDSRFHGSSKHCRTVTQRRGNMVTTYTDCSGQ; this is encoded by the exons ATGGCAACTACACAATCTGTCTTCACATTTGccctctgcattttaatgataaCGGAGTTAATACTGGCTACGGAGAGCTATTATGATATCTTAGGAGTTCCAAAAAATGCATCTGACCGCCAGATCAAGAAGGCGTTTCACAAACTGGCCATGAAATACCACCCAGACAAAAACAAGAGTCCTGGTGCAGAAGCAAAATTTAGAGAAATTGCTGAAG caTATGAAACATTATCAGATGAGAATAAACGAAGAGAATACGATCAATTTGGCCGTCATGGAGGACAAGGAAATAATGGAAGCCCGTTCCATCAGTCATTTAACTTCAACTTTGATGATCTGTTCAAAGACTTTGACCTCTTCAGTCAAAACTCACGGTCgaaaaagcactttgaaaatcACTTCCGAAGTCATCGGGAAGCTCACAGTCGGCAAAGACGTTCTTTCCAAGAGTTCTCCTTTGGAGGTGGACTGTTTGACGATGTGtttgaaaatatggaaaaaatgttttcttttagtgaCTTTGAAAATGCACACCGACATGCAGTGCGAACTGACAGCAGGTTTCATGGATCCAGCAAGCACTGTAGGACTGTCACTCAGAGACGAGGAAACATGGTCACTACATACACGGACTGTTCTGGACAATaa